The Rubricoccus marinus nucleotide sequence CTCTCGGCGAAGCGGAGAAACCGGCCGCGGGCCTCGGTGGAGAAGCGCACCTGTCGACCGTGGGCGCGGGCGAAGTCGGCGAGCTCGAAGTCGAGGTTGGGCGCGAGGTCCTCGCGGCGGTCCGCGAGTCCGGGAAGCTCGAACGTCCACAGGTTGATCCGCGCGAGGAGATCGTCGCGGAAGGAGCCGTCGGCCACTCCGTCGTGCAGGTCCTTGTTGGTCCCCGCGATGAGTTGGAAGTCGCTCTTGCGCTCGCGGTCGGCGCCGACGGGCAGGAACGCCTTTTCCTCCAGCGCACGCAACAGCATCGCCTGTTCGTCCAGACCGAGTTCGCCGATCTCGTCCAGAAACAGGATCCCGCCATCGGCCTCGCGCAAGAGGCCGCCGCGCTCTTTGACGGCGCCGGTGAACGCGCCCTTGACGTGGCCGAAGAGCGCGCTCGCGGCCGTATCGCCCCGCAGCGTCGCGCAGTTGACCTCCACGAAGTCGCCCGCGATCTGGGTGCGGGCGCGCTTGAGCTCGAAGATCTTCCGCGCGAGCCGGCTCTTGCCCGCGCCCGTCGGGCCGTTGAGCAGGATGGGCGACTTGGAGCCGATCGCGACTCGCTCGATCTCGTCGATCAGCGCGTTGAACGCCTCGTTACGCGTCTCGATGCCGCTCTTGAGGTACGAGCGCGTGTCGGCCTGATGCTGCGCCTCTCGCGCCGCGATCCGGTCGTAGCGCGAGAGGTCGAGGTCGATCAGCCGGACCGTCCCCGCCGGGTCCCCGCGCTGATAGTCGGGAGAGGTTTGCACGATGCGCGCCGGGAAGTACCGCGCCTCCGTCAGCAGGAAAAAGCAGATCTGCGCGACGTGCGTGCCCGTCGTGAGGTGCACGAGGTAGTCCTCAGCCTCCACGTCGAAGGAGAAGCCTCTGGCGATGTCGTAGAGCGTGGCATAGACCTCCTCGAAGTCCCACGCGTCCTCCATTTCGAAGCTGTGGAGCCGCACCTCGGTCTCAGGCGAGACGAGCGCGATGTCTTCGACCACCTGCTCGGCCAGCGCCGTATACCGCGGCTGGTGAAGCAGCTCGTAGCGGTCGATGATGAGGTCCGGCTGCTGGCAGAGCGCGACGCTGGGACGCCATTTTTCCCAGCGCCGCGCGTCGCGCGAGGCCCGGTCCAGGGTGGCGCCGAGAAGGCCGAAAGCGACGGTGGGTTTCATGGCAGGGGAGGGGCCAGTGGGAAGCCGCCAGTGGCAGAGGATGGGCTACAGGCCTCTGGCGCCAGAGGCCGAACGGCTATGAATCGGCGCCAGAGACACCCGTAGGGACACACCGCTGGTGTGTCCGGGCACGTCCGCGCATGGCGCCAGAGGCGAACGCGGACGGTGGGGCACCCAATGGTCACGCGGCCCGACCGCCAGAGGCCATCGACGCGAGCCGGGAGGGACCGCGAGCGAGGTGCCCGCCCGAGGCCGCCTGGGAGAGGACACACCAGCGGTGTGTCCCTACGGCGGGACCGAAGGCGAACACAGCTTTCAGAGCGACGCGCTAGAATGATAAGGCCGGATAAATATAAATCGCTTCTGGATTGCGCTGAAGATGTGGCCTCTGGCGAAACCACCGAAATCATCGCGCCAGAGGCGATTGGGCGCCAGAGGCCAGGGCTGGCACGGTGTTGTCAAGACCTCTGGCGTCCCCGTAGCCCACACCAACACACGGGGGACGCCATGAACACCACGCTCTTCCGCACCCTCCGGGGCCGTTTCACTCCTGCCGCCGACGCCCTCAACGAGGCGCGCGCTCCGGCCTACGCCCTCAGCCCCAAGCAGGCGCTGGCGCAGATGGCCGCGACCGGCACGCTGAACGCCACCTTCTACGCCTCCGCCGAGACGCAGCTCGACACCATCCTGGCGCTCGCCGCCCAGGTGGAGCCCGAGTTCGTCGCGCAGACCGCGATTGTGGCGCGAGAGGAGGGCTACATGAAGGACGTGCCCGCGCTGCTCGCTGCCCACCTGGCGACCCGCGACGTGGCGATTCTGGAGCGGGTCTTCCCCCGCGTGATCGACAACGGCCGGATGCTCCGCAACTTCGTGCAGATCGTCCGCTCGGGAGCCGTAGGGCGGAAGTCGCTGGGTTCTGCTCCGCGTCGGATGGTCCGCGATTGGCTCGCTTCGCGCTCGGATGAGTCGCTGTTCCGTGCCTCGGTCGGCAACCAGCCGTCGCTGGCGGACATCGTCAAGATGGTCCACCCGCGGCCGGCGACCGAGACGCGGCGCGCGCTCTACGCCTACCTCATCGGCCGCGAACACGACGCTTCGGCGCTGCCCGACCTCGTGCAGGCGTACGAGGCCTTCAAGGCCGATCCTCTGGCGCAGCCCGTCCCCGACGTGCCGTTCCAGATGATCGCGTCGCTGGGCTTCGAGACGCCAGAGGCTGAGCGGGCCGTCTGGGCCGAGATCACGCGGACCGCGCCGTGGCACGCCACGCGGATGAACCTCAACGCCTTCGCGCGGCACGGCGCCTTCGACGTGCCCGGCGTGGCCGAGACGGTCGCCGCACGGCTCTCCGACCCGGAGGCGATCCGGCGGGCGCGGGTCTTCCCGTACCAGCTGTTCGTCGCCTGGGCGCAGACCGGCGGTGGCGTGGCACAGCACTCCGGCTTCGGCCAGTTCTTCCGCCGCATCTCTGGCACCCCGCCAGAGGCCTCTGGCGGGAAGGGGACGGTGCCCGCCATCGTGCGCGACGCGCTGCAGGACGCGATGGAAATCGCGATCGG carries:
- a CDS encoding TROVE domain-containing protein is translated as MNTTLFRTLRGRFTPAADALNEARAPAYALSPKQALAQMAATGTLNATFYASAETQLDTILALAAQVEPEFVAQTAIVAREEGYMKDVPALLAAHLATRDVAILERVFPRVIDNGRMLRNFVQIVRSGAVGRKSLGSAPRRMVRDWLASRSDESLFRASVGNQPSLADIVKMVHPRPATETRRALYAYLIGREHDASALPDLVQAYEAFKADPLAQPVPDVPFQMIASLGFETPEAERAVWAEITRTAPWHATRMNLNAFARHGAFDVPGVAETVAARLSDPEAIRRARVFPYQLFVAWAQTGGGVAQHSGFGQFFRRISGTPPEASGGKGTVPAIVRDALQDAMEIAIGNVPEIRGNVVVCPDVSGSMQSPATGYRRGSTSAVRCVDVAALVAASVVRKNPRARVLPFEHRVVDVALNARDSVVTNAQRLAAVGGGGTDCSAPLAQLVREKADVDLVFFVSDNESWVDAGNPRSGTATMKAWNQIKARNPGAKLVCLDIQPYRTVQAQPREDILHVGGFSDRVFEVVAAFASGESGADHWVGRIARTPI
- the rtcR gene encoding RNA repair transcriptional activator RtcR yields the protein MKPTVAFGLLGATLDRASRDARRWEKWRPSVALCQQPDLIIDRYELLHQPRYTALAEQVVEDIALVSPETEVRLHSFEMEDAWDFEEVYATLYDIARGFSFDVEAEDYLVHLTTGTHVAQICFFLLTEARYFPARIVQTSPDYQRGDPAGTVRLIDLDLSRYDRIAAREAQHQADTRSYLKSGIETRNEAFNALIDEIERVAIGSKSPILLNGPTGAGKSRLARKIFELKRARTQIAGDFVEVNCATLRGDTAASALFGHVKGAFTGAVKERGGLLREADGGILFLDEIGELGLDEQAMLLRALEEKAFLPVGADRERKSDFQLIAGTNKDLHDGVADGSFRDDLLARINLWTFELPGLADRREDLAPNLDFELADFARAHGRQVRFSTEARGRFLRFAESPDAPWTANFRDLNAAVTRMATLASGGRITDTEVDGEIARLRRHWRGADRLEGDALLAEVMDAEAVAALDRFDRVQLADVIRVCRQSRTLSDAGRTLFAQSRQRRASTNDSDRLRKYLAKFGLAWADVQA